Proteins encoded by one window of Panicum virgatum strain AP13 chromosome 7N, P.virgatum_v5, whole genome shotgun sequence:
- the LOC120681174 gene encoding uncharacterized protein At4g06744-like yields MCGLARSIDRNSCTLLEVLLFLNNSLSGCLPYELGLLEKATVIDAGTNRLTGTIPASFACLRKVEQLNLADNLLYGEVPDAFCRLAFGRLKNLTLSGNYFTSLGSCCWDLIKEGRLNVDRNCIQWAPNQRSHEPRGARQVPPPARSCPVSDYVPCRPKYRGSGEPAAGEAAEEEDAAVEYRYRTYSALHP; encoded by the coding sequence CGGCCTAGCCAGGTCCATCGATCGCAACAGCTGCACGCTCCTTGAGGTGCTGCTCTTCCTCAACAACAGCCTCAGCGGGTGCCTCCCCTACGAGCTAGGCCTGCTCGAGAAGGCCACGGTCATCGACGCCGGCACCAACCGCCTCACGGGCACCATCCCGGCGTCGTTCGCGTGCCTGCGCAAGGTGGAGCAGCTCAACCTGGCGGACAACCTCCTCTACGGCGAGGTACCCGACGCGTTCTGCCGGCTCGCGTTCGGCCGCCTCAAGAACCTCACGCTCTCCGGCAACTACTTCACGTCGCTCGGGTCCTGCTGCTGGGACCTGATCAAGGAGGGCAGGCTCAACGTCGACCGCAACTGCATCCAGTGGGCGCCCAACCAGCGCTCGCACGAGCCACGAGGAGCGCGCCAAGTTCCTCCGCCAGCCAGGTCGTGCCCCGTCAGCGACTACGTGCCGTGCCGCCCCAAATACCGCGGCTCCGGCGAGCCGGCCGCTGGCgaggccgcggaggaggaggatgcggcGGTGGAGTACAGGTACCGGACGTACTCGGCGCTGCATCCTTGA